From Eriocheir sinensis breed Jianghai 21 chromosome 37, ASM2467909v1, whole genome shotgun sequence, one genomic window encodes:
- the LOC127008205 gene encoding glutamate receptor ionotropic, kainate 4-like, translating to MMPVVFVVWLAVAAAVCGGSTEAGEARAAAMWWRAAGEDLVRAWARKEKAISVSLVTIAEDEEDVAAAWAGTVKATAERLTTTATADPWVCGITSLRALPRWTPNIRTLVVAPFFTQYHAHVLSQVMSSSNRQVRKWLLLSLSRLEDLLPALFLPFSNQVVVAQLGQVVELWEQYQGAPELKRHLHLRATWTPPPTLQGGGSEEEHGGLNLLQVPVRQPDLTGLHIRCLAEEWPPFIMVDTEGGKTISKISGISAEIWETLRELLNFTYSCNRSPDGEWGVLRPDGVWSGMIGELVRGAADVIVGNVDQTLQRSMVIDFAVPITTSTFRLAVRKPSSAVGGWDGYSMEFTPAAWLGLLVTACLCSLGLALVLCLAARERFAVREAVLIVLGCLCLQGPAREEYRMSGRILLLTTGVFGLLSFTHYSSVLISFLTFTRASHPITSLEDLFHSTTYTMGIFRGTSTQDLLQTSRRDLYHRVWNKLLLPRPDSFVKSNAEGVYRALTENYVFLLEESIYLYRYSSDCRLLQVGPRYLSMLSSFTFRKNLPYKQIFDQGITRILEGGVVDREIKRMQRIATCETNIIMPLRLENIFTALVILGVGILVSIILLLMEKLSMRQ from the exons ATGATGCCAGTCGTCTTCGTGGTGTggttggcggtggcggcggctgtGTGCGGTGGTTCTACGGAGGCGGGGGAGGCGCGGGCAGCGGCCATGTGGTGGCGGGCAGCCGGCGAGGACCTGGTGCGGGCGTGGGCGAGAAAGGAAAAGGCAATCAGCGTGTCCCTGGTGACGATAGCCG aggacgaagaggatgTTGCAGCGGCGTGGGCAGGCACAGTCAAAGCCACAGCCGAGCGCCTGACCACCACGGCTACGGCGGACCCATGGGTATGCGGCATCACCTCTTTGCGCGCCCTCCCACGCTGGACCCCGAATATCAGGACGCTGGTGGTGGCTCCCTTCTTCACGCAATACCACGCCCACGTCCTCTCGCAG GTGATGAGCAGCTCCAATAGGCAGGTGAGGAAATGGCTGCTGCTCTCCTTATCTCGACTCGAAGACCTGCTGCCCGCCCTCTTCCTGCCCTTCAGTAACCAG gTGGTGGTGGCGCAGCTGGGCCAGGTGGTGGAGCTGTGGGAGCAGTACCAAGGGGCGCCGGAGCTTAAGCGACACCTTCACCTGCGTGCCACCTGGACGCCGCCGCCGACGCTTCAGGGTGGTGGCAGCGAGGAGGAGCATGGCGGATTGAATCTGCTGCAGGTGCCTGTCCGCCAGCCTGACCTGACGGGTCTTCATATCCGCTGCCTGGCGGAGGAG TGGCCGCCCTTCATCATGGTCGACACAGAGGGCGGCAAGACGATCAGCAAGATCAGCGGCATATCCGCCGAGATCTGGGAGACGCTGCGGGAACTACTCAActtcac aTACTCGTGCAATCGTTCTCCTGACGGCGAGTGGGGCGTGCTGAGGCCTGACGGGGTGTGGAGCGGCATGATCGGCGAGTTGGTGCGCGGGGCCGCGGACGTCATCGTGGGGAACGTCGACCAGACCCTCCAGCGCTCCATGGTCATTGACTTCGCTGTGCCCATCACCACGTCCAC TTTCCGACTGGCTGTGCGGAAGCCGAGCAGTGCCGTGGGAGGGTGGGACGGCTACAGCATGGAGTTCACGCCCGCCGCCTGGCTGGGCCTCCTGGTCACCGCCTGCCTCTGCTCCTTGGGCCTCGCCCTCGTGCTGTGCTTGGCCGCCAGGGAACGATTTGCTGTGCGTGAGGCTGTACTCATCGTCCTGGGATGCCTGTGTcttcaag GTCCGGCGAGGGAGGAGTATCGGATGTCTGGGCGGATATTACTCCTGACGACGGGCGTGTTCGGACTGCTCTCCTTCACCCACTACTCCTCCGTCCtgatctccttcctcaccttcactCGCGCCTcccaccccatcacctccctcgAAGACCTCTTCCACTCCACCACCTACACTATGGGCATCTTTCGCGGCACCTCCACCCAGGATCTTCTGCAG ACGTCGCGTCGTGACCTCTACCATCGCGTATGGAAcaagctgctgctgcctcggcctgaCAGCTTCGTGAAATCCAACGCAGAGGGCGTCTACCGGGCCCTCACGGAGAACTATGTCTTCCTTCTGGAGGAGAGTATATACTTGTACAG GTATTCCAGTGATTGCCGCCTGTTGCAAGTGGGTCCCAGGTACCTCTCGATGCTGTCCTCTTTCACCTTCAGAAAGAACCTCCCCTACAAACAAATATTCGACcaggg aATCACGCGCATCCTGGAGGGCGGGGTGGTGGATCGGGAGATAAAGCGGATGCAGCGCATAGCGACGTGTGAGACCAACATCATCATGCCACTGCGTCTTGAGAACATTTTCACCGCCCTGGTCATTCTGGGGGTTGGCATACTGGTCTCCATCATCCTCCTGCTCATGGAGAAACTTTCAATGAGGCAGTAG
- the LOC127008207 gene encoding phosphatidylinositol N-acetylglucosaminyltransferase subunit Q-like isoform X1: MDSSCVSLLVPRQLLDHPDAFLQGTFASSSSAEDNRTAYVIVVTRADSSHKASVGCICNEANKSPSPGSSTVWVTLRTHSHISLISLMILGRQVPLNEVNLVFFDLNEICQSELISKKFPYVKENDHANDVVPYFIHCVQRDARNRQPQRRKEPLMLLLLLVLRLFLALSWMPKVILEALNSCLITRLDYSSSFLQQFLLRITQIKKIQEEARSGKRSLLFGRLLTMIAVDVLVGVGVACIISCYASVGDIYSSFCSWTKVLAATVLRLLDWLSGAPAGLKLNQPLTRALSAFFSYHVHLWILYLDLADPMLRGVAWVLVWVGMCGASIQVAILSDLLDLATLHLHCFYIYGARLYNLQTSLLGSQWRAFRGHKWNPLKQRVDTYDVGGPVSLRRVLTAVVFTLVVFLLPTTTIYYLVFILLRIGLKLVRGLLSLIVWVLNINPLYLILLNFAASNRVKGDIYFSTVVDGQEEETAKGAPDSPLLLSLNTWPSSLSSILMDSTPDTFPPRPAPNWSFIMSSIMFGEQLL, from the exons ATGGACTCCAGCTGTGTGTCCCTCCTAGTCCCCCGGCAGCTGCTTGACCACCCTGATGCTTTCCTGCAGGGAACCTTTGCCTCTTCAT CAAGTGCCGAGGACAACAGAACAGCATATGTCATCGTTGTTACACGAGCAGACTCTTCTCATAAAGCAAGTGTTGGTTGTATCTGTAATGAAGCAAACAAGAGTCCCAGTCCAGGCTCCAGCACTGTGTGGGTCACCCTGAGGACACACAGCCACATATCCCTCATTTCCCTCATGATTCTTGGCCGGCAAGTTCCCCTAAATGAAGTAAATCTAGTGTTCTTTGACCTGAATGAAATTTGCCAATCAGAATTGATCAGTAAGAAGTTCCCATATGTGAAGGAAAATGACCATGCCAATGATGTGGTACCGTACTTCATCCACTGTGTGCAGCGTGATGCAAGGAATCGACAAccacagaggaggaaggaaccaCTCATGCTCCTACTCCTGTTAGTGCTGAGGCTCTTTTTAGCACTATCATGGATGCCTAAGGTCATCCTTGAGGCCCTGAACTCCTGTCTCATCACTCGTCTTGATTACTCCAGTAGTTTCTTGCAACAGTTCCTCCTCCGCATCACTCAGATAAAGAAGATACAGGAGGAGGCCAGGTCTGGTAAGAGGAGTCTGTTGTTTGGGCGACTGCTTACCATGATTGCTGTGGATGTCCTTGTGGGGGTCGGCGTGGCTTGCATCATCAGCTGCTATGCCTCTGTAGGGGACATTTACTCCTCCTTCTGCAGCTGGACCAAG GTGCTGGCTGCCACTGTTCTCCGCCTGCTGGACTGGCTGAGTGGTGCTCCGGCCGGCCTAAAGCTCAACCAGCCCCTCACACGGGCACTCTCAGCCTTCTTTTCATATCACGTCCACCTCTGGATACTCTATCTTG ATCTGGCAGACCCCATGCTGCGTGGCGTGGCCTGGGTGCTGGTGTGGGTTGGGATGTGTGGGGCCTCCATTCAGGTGGCCATCCTCTCTGACCTGCTGGACCTGGCTACCCTTCACCTCCATTGCTTCTACATCTATGGGGCCAG GCTCTACAATCTTCAGACTTCTCTTCTGGGGTCGCAGTGGCGGGCATTCCGGGGCCACAAATGGAACCCCTTAAAGCAGCGTGTAGACACCTATGATGTGGGTGGCCCCGTCTCCCTCCGGCGGGTGCTGACGGCTGTTGTGTTCACCCTGGTGGTCTTCCTGCTGCCCACCACCACTATATACTACCTGGTGTTCATCCTG CTGAGGATTGGCCTGAAGCTGGTACGTGGCCTTCTTTCGCTTATTGTGTGGGTGCTGAACATCAACCCGCTGTACCTCATTCTCCTCAACTTTGCCGCCTCTAACAGGGTTAAAG GAGACATCTACTTCTCAACAGTGGTGGATgggcaggaagaggaaactgcCAAGGGGGCCCCTGATTCGCCCCTCCTCCTCAGCCTAAACACTTGGCCCTCTTCGCTCAGCAGCATCCTGATGGACAGCACCCCAGACACCTTTCCCCCCCGGCCAGCGCCTAACTGGAGCTTCATTATGTCCAGCATCATGTTTGGCGAGCAGCTCTTGTGA
- the LOC127008207 gene encoding phosphatidylinositol N-acetylglucosaminyltransferase subunit Q-like isoform X3, producing MLSCREPLPLHIKKIQEEARSGKRSLLFGRLLTMIAVDVLVGVGVACIISCYASVGDIYSSFCSWTKVLAATVLRLLDWLSGAPAGLKLNQPLTRALSAFFSYHVHLWILYLDLADPMLRGVAWVLVWVGMCGASIQVAILSDLLDLATLHLHCFYIYGARLYNLQTSLLGSQWRAFRGHKWNPLKQRVDTYDVGGPVSLRRVLTAVVFTLVVFLLPTTTIYYLVFILLRIGLKLVRGLLSLIVWVLNINPLYLILLNFAASNRVKGDIYFSTVVDGQEEETAKGAPDSPLLLSLNTWPSSLSSILMDSTPDTFPPRPAPNWSFIMSSIMFGEQLL from the exons ATGCTTTCCTGCAGGGAACCTTTGCCTCTTCAT ATAAAGAAGATACAGGAGGAGGCCAGGTCTGGTAAGAGGAGTCTGTTGTTTGGGCGACTGCTTACCATGATTGCTGTGGATGTCCTTGTGGGGGTCGGCGTGGCTTGCATCATCAGCTGCTATGCCTCTGTAGGGGACATTTACTCCTCCTTCTGCAGCTGGACCAAG GTGCTGGCTGCCACTGTTCTCCGCCTGCTGGACTGGCTGAGTGGTGCTCCGGCCGGCCTAAAGCTCAACCAGCCCCTCACACGGGCACTCTCAGCCTTCTTTTCATATCACGTCCACCTCTGGATACTCTATCTTG ATCTGGCAGACCCCATGCTGCGTGGCGTGGCCTGGGTGCTGGTGTGGGTTGGGATGTGTGGGGCCTCCATTCAGGTGGCCATCCTCTCTGACCTGCTGGACCTGGCTACCCTTCACCTCCATTGCTTCTACATCTATGGGGCCAG GCTCTACAATCTTCAGACTTCTCTTCTGGGGTCGCAGTGGCGGGCATTCCGGGGCCACAAATGGAACCCCTTAAAGCAGCGTGTAGACACCTATGATGTGGGTGGCCCCGTCTCCCTCCGGCGGGTGCTGACGGCTGTTGTGTTCACCCTGGTGGTCTTCCTGCTGCCCACCACCACTATATACTACCTGGTGTTCATCCTG CTGAGGATTGGCCTGAAGCTGGTACGTGGCCTTCTTTCGCTTATTGTGTGGGTGCTGAACATCAACCCGCTGTACCTCATTCTCCTCAACTTTGCCGCCTCTAACAGGGTTAAAG GAGACATCTACTTCTCAACAGTGGTGGATgggcaggaagaggaaactgcCAAGGGGGCCCCTGATTCGCCCCTCCTCCTCAGCCTAAACACTTGGCCCTCTTCGCTCAGCAGCATCCTGATGGACAGCACCCCAGACACCTTTCCCCCCCGGCCAGCGCCTAACTGGAGCTTCATTATGTCCAGCATCATGTTTGGCGAGCAGCTCTTGTGA
- the LOC127008207 gene encoding phosphatidylinositol N-acetylglucosaminyltransferase subunit Q-like isoform X2: MILGRQVPLNEVNLVFFDLNEICQSELISKKFPYVKENDHANDVVPYFIHCVQRDARNRQPQRRKEPLMLLLLLVLRLFLALSWMPKVILEALNSCLITRLDYSSSFLQQFLLRITQIKKIQEEARSGKRSLLFGRLLTMIAVDVLVGVGVACIISCYASVGDIYSSFCSWTKVLAATVLRLLDWLSGAPAGLKLNQPLTRALSAFFSYHVHLWILYLDLADPMLRGVAWVLVWVGMCGASIQVAILSDLLDLATLHLHCFYIYGARLYNLQTSLLGSQWRAFRGHKWNPLKQRVDTYDVGGPVSLRRVLTAVVFTLVVFLLPTTTIYYLVFILLRIGLKLVRGLLSLIVWVLNINPLYLILLNFAASNRVKGDIYFSTVVDGQEEETAKGAPDSPLLLSLNTWPSSLSSILMDSTPDTFPPRPAPNWSFIMSSIMFGEQLL, translated from the exons ATGATTCTTGGCCGGCAAGTTCCCCTAAATGAAGTAAATCTAGTGTTCTTTGACCTGAATGAAATTTGCCAATCAGAATTGATCAGTAAGAAGTTCCCATATGTGAAGGAAAATGACCATGCCAATGATGTGGTACCGTACTTCATCCACTGTGTGCAGCGTGATGCAAGGAATCGACAAccacagaggaggaaggaaccaCTCATGCTCCTACTCCTGTTAGTGCTGAGGCTCTTTTTAGCACTATCATGGATGCCTAAGGTCATCCTTGAGGCCCTGAACTCCTGTCTCATCACTCGTCTTGATTACTCCAGTAGTTTCTTGCAACAGTTCCTCCTCCGCATCACTCAGATAAAGAAGATACAGGAGGAGGCCAGGTCTGGTAAGAGGAGTCTGTTGTTTGGGCGACTGCTTACCATGATTGCTGTGGATGTCCTTGTGGGGGTCGGCGTGGCTTGCATCATCAGCTGCTATGCCTCTGTAGGGGACATTTACTCCTCCTTCTGCAGCTGGACCAAG GTGCTGGCTGCCACTGTTCTCCGCCTGCTGGACTGGCTGAGTGGTGCTCCGGCCGGCCTAAAGCTCAACCAGCCCCTCACACGGGCACTCTCAGCCTTCTTTTCATATCACGTCCACCTCTGGATACTCTATCTTG ATCTGGCAGACCCCATGCTGCGTGGCGTGGCCTGGGTGCTGGTGTGGGTTGGGATGTGTGGGGCCTCCATTCAGGTGGCCATCCTCTCTGACCTGCTGGACCTGGCTACCCTTCACCTCCATTGCTTCTACATCTATGGGGCCAG GCTCTACAATCTTCAGACTTCTCTTCTGGGGTCGCAGTGGCGGGCATTCCGGGGCCACAAATGGAACCCCTTAAAGCAGCGTGTAGACACCTATGATGTGGGTGGCCCCGTCTCCCTCCGGCGGGTGCTGACGGCTGTTGTGTTCACCCTGGTGGTCTTCCTGCTGCCCACCACCACTATATACTACCTGGTGTTCATCCTG CTGAGGATTGGCCTGAAGCTGGTACGTGGCCTTCTTTCGCTTATTGTGTGGGTGCTGAACATCAACCCGCTGTACCTCATTCTCCTCAACTTTGCCGCCTCTAACAGGGTTAAAG GAGACATCTACTTCTCAACAGTGGTGGATgggcaggaagaggaaactgcCAAGGGGGCCCCTGATTCGCCCCTCCTCCTCAGCCTAAACACTTGGCCCTCTTCGCTCAGCAGCATCCTGATGGACAGCACCCCAGACACCTTTCCCCCCCGGCCAGCGCCTAACTGGAGCTTCATTATGTCCAGCATCATGTTTGGCGAGCAGCTCTTGTGA